One genomic region from Penaeus monodon isolate SGIC_2016 chromosome 24, NSTDA_Pmon_1, whole genome shotgun sequence encodes:
- the LOC119588867 gene encoding calcium-activated chloride channel regulator 4-like yields MLEDAFHGALTYQPPPSRQNATVTIDEKVYRGSGDTASETFLVDFTVGRNLVFRLDTDDRAHVTSPPHLIRPTGGIIGGAEFDPTSFVWTINVPMAEQGEWKWQVGVSGNPEKFVRVKITAQTRDPDIHPITTKAWMSSGAHDVNATTDRVIIYAEVKQGNNPVVNARVIALVTPPNESDRGEVYELLDNGQGADIQAGDGIYSRYMTRYTTTGRYSVKAQVTDGGTAVINRGFLTAPAQRTRRDIRETIEERPPYCCGNIIPLDQENAFNTGTFNRISVAGSVKVIEIPEGDSQPPSPVRDLKVLLGCCSGLGDTSHNLILTWTAPGDDLDDVEVMVRVSTSVSDLEEEFNDAQEL; encoded by the exons ATGCTCGAGGACGCCTTCCACGGGGCGCTCACCTACCAGCCTCCGCCCTCGCGCCAGAATGCTACAGTGACG ATCGACGAGAAGGTATACAGAGGATCAGGAGACACAGCCAGCGAAACCTTCCTGGTAGACTTCACCGTCGGCAGGAACCTGGTGTTCCGACTCGACACAGACGACAGGGCGCACGTGACATCACCTCCGCACTTGATCCGCCCCACTGGAGGCATCATCGGGGGAGCGGAGTTCGATCCCACTTCCTTCGTGTGGACGATCAATGTGCCGATGGCTGAG CAAGGAGAATGGAAATGGCAGGTCGGAGTGTCAGGCAATCCCGAGAAGTTCGTGAGAGTAAAAATCACGGCACAAACTCGGGACCCCGATATTCACCCCATCACCACTAAAGCCTGG ATGAGCAGCGGTGCACATGACGTTAATGCTACCACCGACAGGGTTATCATATACGCTGAGGTGAAACAAGGAAATAACCCAGTAGTCAATGCGCGGGTTAT CGCCTTGGTAACGCCGCCGAACGAGTCCGACAGAGGCGAGGTGTACGAGCTCCTGGACAACGGCCAGGGGGCGGACATCCAGGCGGGGGACGGAATCTACTCTCGTTACATGACGCGCTACACCACGACCGGCAGGTACAGCGTCAAGGCTCAG GTAACCGACGGAGGCACGGCTGTCATCAACAGAGGCTTCCTCACGGCCCCAGCTCAGCGCACGCGTCGCGATATCAGGGAGACTATCGAAG AGAGACCGCCATACTGCTGCGGAAACATAATTCCTCTTGACCAGGAAAATGCTTTCAATACCGGAACATTCAACAGAATCTCTGTTGCTGGATCTGTCAAG GTCATAGAAATCCCCGAGGGTGACTCGCAGCCGCCCTCTCCCGTCCGCGACCTCAAGGTGCTGCTCGGCTGTTGCAGCGGCCTTGGCGATACCTCCCACAACCTCATTCTCACCTGGACGGCGCCCGGAGATGATTTAGATGACG TCGAAGTTATGGTTCGTGTGAGCACCAGCGTATCTGATTTAGAAGAGGAGTTTAATGACGCCCAAGAACTGTGA
- the LOC119588868 gene encoding calcium-activated chloride channel regulator 1-like: protein MEWAKLRWGVFDELGYPGDESFPLFYSNSADGGTVYPTYCADTLVEGRMIDKGGRGACGLNAMGDPDESCRFLPYRDQLAASSLMSYPFIFSDTIVDFCDEASSDRPHNPHAPTKQNLFCRGKSVWEVMRQHADFADGNNPPTERYVDPEITLVQHVDANYALVLDYSGSMNDHYRILKLRKTARRWLLHEVADGSEVAIINKHAKLVHGLSRIEGAESRKALAESLDVSADGGTSIGAGLYAAVKKLSR from the exons ATGGAGTGGGCGAAGCTGCGCTGGGGCGTGTTCGACGAGCTCGGCTACCCGGGTGACGAGAGCTTCCCGCTGTTCTACTCGAACTCCGCCGACGGAGGCACCGTGTACCCGACGTACTGCGCGGACACGCTCGTTGAAGGTCGCATGAT CGACAAAGGGGGCAGGGGCGCGTGTGGCCTGAACGCGATGGGGGATCCGGACGAGAGCTGCCGATTCCTGCCCTACCGAGACCAGCTCGCTGCCTCGTCGCTGATGTCGTATCCCTTTATTTTCAGCGATACC ATCGTGGACTTCTGCGACGAGGCGAGCAGCGACCGGCCCCACAACCCGCACGCGCCCACCAAGCAGAACCTCTTCTGTCGAGGAAAGTCGGTCTGGGAGGTCATGCGCCAACATGCCGATTTTGCGGACGGAAA caacCCCCCGACGGAGCGCTACGTCGACCCCGAGATCACGCTCGTGCAACACGTGGACGCCAACTACGCGCTGGTTCTTGATTATTCCGGAAGCATGAACGACCACTACCGCATCCTCAAGCTGCGGAAGACGGCCCGGCGCTGGCTGCTGCACGAGGTGGCGGACGGGAGCGAGGTCGCCATCATCAA CAAACACGCCAAGTTGGTGCACGGCCTCTCCCGTATTGAAGGTGCAGAATCTCGCAAAGCTCTGGCAGAATCCCTTGACGTGTCGGCGGACGGGGGGACGAGCATCGGGGCCGGACTCTACGCGGCCGTCAAGAAG CTGTCGAGATGA